One window of the Nyctibius grandis isolate bNycGra1 chromosome 21, bNycGra1.pri, whole genome shotgun sequence genome contains the following:
- the LOC137672560 gene encoding P-selectin-like, with amino-acid sequence MGTAAGLRSAGRTWAPGSRGISYLGIAAVTWAAVTRLEVGAWTYHYSDQGDYTWEQARNYCQTFFTDLVAIQNKQEIEYLNESLPFHGRYYWIGIRKLGGIWTWVGTRKALTKEAENWAAGEPNNRRSNQDCVEIYIKRQRESGKWNDEPCNRRKKALCYRASCQPFPCSQRGECVETIGSYRCECYPGFRGPECEDVVRCAKLEPRGARMNCSHPFGDFSYNSTCTFECQEGFERRGAGMLRCLPSQQWSAETPTCTAIACPVLSAPDRGELNCSHHHGDFTFGSTCAFSCQMGFVLIGPESRECTATGTWTGDSPHCEATACPVLGAPDRGKLNCSHPHGNFAFGSTCTFSCQTGFALMGPESRECTATGTWAGDSPRCEAITCPVLSAPDQGELNCSHPHGNFAFGSTCAFSCQTGFVLMGPESRECTAMGTWTGDSPRCEAIACPVLSTPDRGKLNCSHLHGDFTFGSTCAFSCQAGFVLMGLESRECTATGTWTGNSPRCEAIACPALSAPVRGKLNCSHPHGNFAFGSTCAFSCQMGFALMGPESRECTATGTWTGDAPRCEAIACPVLSAPDRGELNCSHLHGDFTFGSTCAFSCQTGFVLMGPESRECAATGTWTRDSPHCEAIKCSALATPKMGQTACSHLHGDFAFGSTCSFSCQMGFVLMGPESRKCTAMGTWTGDAPQCKAVSCPVLDAPSRGQMNCSHMHGNFTYNSMCTFSCEEGFVRVGAEVLWCVATGNWTGHPPACAEDAAPFLKQVLAYSSGTALAVAGIVLSGTLIALLAKRLSNREEKKKLLNPTSDLGSPGIFTNAAYDANL; translated from the exons CTGCGGTGACACGACTGGAGGTGGGTGCCTGGACGTACCACTACAGTGACCAAGGGGACTACACGTGGGAGCAGGCCAGGAACTACTGCCAGACCTTCTTCACCGACCTGGTGGCAATCCAGAACAAGCAGGAGATCGAGTACCTCAACGAGAGCCTGCCCTTCCACGGGCGCTACTACTGGATCGGCATCCGCAAGCTGGGCGGCATCTGGACCTGGGTGGGCACCAGGAAGGCGCTGACAAAGGAGGCAGAGAACTGGGCAGCTGGGGAGCCCAACAACCGCCGCTCCAACCAGGACTGCGTGGAGATCTACATCAAGCGGCAGCGGGAGTCGGGCAAGTGGAACGACGAGCCCTGCAACCGGAGGAAAAAGGCGCTGTGCTACCGGG cctcctgccagcccttcCCCTGCAGCCAGCGCGGCGAGTGCGTGGAGACCATCGGGAGCTACCGCTGCGAGTGCTACCCCGGCTTCCGCGGCCCCGAGTGCGAGGACG TTGTGCGGTGCGCCAAGCTCGAGCCCCGGGGAGCGCGCATGAACTGCAGCCATCCCTTCGGAGACTTCAGCTACAACTCCACCTGCACGTTCGAGTGCCAGGAGGGGTTCGAGCGGCGAGGGGCAGGCATGCTGCGGTGCCTGCCTTCCCAGCAGTGGTCTGCAGAGACCCCCACCTGCACAG CCATCGCCTGCCCGGTGCTCAGCGCTCCAGACCGAGGAGAGCTGAACTGCTCCCACCACCACGGGGACTTCACCTTCGGCTCCACGTGTGCCTTCTCCTGCCAGATGGGATTTGTGCTGATAGGGCCGGAGAGCCGCGAGTGCACAGCCACAGGGACCTGGACTGGGGACTCCCCACACTGTGAAG CCACCGCCTGCCCAGTGCTCGGCGCTCCAGACCGAGGAAAGCTGAATTGCTCCCACCCCCATGGGAACTTTGCCTTTGGTTCCACATGTACCTTCTCCTGCCAGACGGGGTTTGCACTGATGGGGCCGGAGAGCCGCGAGTGTACAGCCACAGGCACCTGGGCTGGGGACTCCCCACGCTGTGAAG CCATCACTTGCCCAGTGCTCAGTGCTCCAGACCAAGGAGAGCTGAACTGCTCCCACCCCCACGGGAACTTTGCCTTTGGCTCCACGTGTGCCTTCTCCTGCCAGACGGGGTTTGTGCTCATGGGGCCGGAGAGCCGCGAGTGCACAGCTATGGGGACCTGGACTGGGGATTCCCCACGCTGTGAAG CCATCGCCTGCCCAGTGCTCAGCACTCCAGACCGAGGAAAGCTGAATTGCTCCCACCTCCATGGGGACTTCACCTTCGGTTCCACATGTGCCTTCTCCTGCCAGGCAGGGTTTGTGCTGATGGGGCTGGAGAGCCGCGAGTGCACAGCCACAGGGACCTGGACTGGCAACTCCCCACGCTGTGAAG CCATCGCCTGCCCAGCACTCAGCGCTCCAGTCCGAGGAAAGCTGAACTGCTCCCACCCCCACGGGAACTTCGCCTTCGGCTCCACATGTGCCTTCTCCTGCCAGATGGGGTTTGCACTGATGGGGCCGGAGAGCCGCGAGTGCACAGCCACAGGCACCTGGACTGGGGATGCCCCACGATGTGAAG CCATCGCCTGCCCGGTGCTCAGTGCTCCTGACCGAGGAGAGCTGAACTGCTCCCACCTCCATGGGGACTTTACCTTCGGCTCCACGTGTGCCTTCTCCTGCCAGACGGGGTTTGTGCTCATGGGGCCGGAGAGCCGCGAGTGCGCAGCCACAGGGACCTGGACTAGGGACTCCCCACACTGTGAAG CCATCAAATGCTCAGCACTGGCCACCCCCAAGATGGGCCAGACTGCCTGCTCCCACCTCCACGGGGACTTTGCCTTCGGCTCCAcgtgttccttctcctgccAGATGGGGTTTGTGCTGATGGGGCCGGAGAGCCGCAAATGCACAGCTATGGGGACCTGGACTGGGGATGCCCCACAATGCAAAG CTGTTAGTTGCCCGGTGCTGGATGCCCCCAGCAGAGGCCAGATGAACTGCTCTCACATGCACGGGAACTTCACGTACAACTCCATGTGCACCTTTTCCTGTGAGGAGGGGTTTGTTCGGGTGGGAGCAGAGGTGCTCTGGTGTGTAGCCACGGGGAACTGGACTGGGCATCCCCCTGCCTGTGCAG AGGATGCTGCCCCCTTCTTAAAGCAAGTCCTGGCTTACAGCAGTGGCACAGCTCTGGCAGTAGCTGGCATTGTGCTCTCGGGGACACTCATTGCCCTCCTTGCCAAGCGGCTCAGCAACAGAG aggagaagaagaagctCCTGAACCCCACCAG TGACCTAGGATCGCCAGGCATCTTCACCAACGCAGCATATGATGCCAACCTGTAA